One window of Pithys albifrons albifrons isolate INPA30051 chromosome 18, PitAlb_v1, whole genome shotgun sequence genomic DNA carries:
- the RBM12 gene encoding RNA-binding protein 12, with translation MAVVIRLQGLPIVAGTMDIRHFFSGLTIPDGGVHIVGGELGEAFIVFATDEDARLGMMRTGGTIKGSKVTLLLSSKTEMQNMIELSRRRFETANLDMPPANASRSGPPPSSGISGRVNLPTTVPNFNNPSPSVVTAATTVHESNKNISTFSTANMGTAPPNLGSTFGSPTFSSTIPSTASPMNTVPPPPIPPIPAMPSLPPMPSIPPIPVPPPVPTLPPVPPVPPIPPVPPVPPMTPLPPISGMPPMNPPPVAPLPTGMNGSGAAVNMNSSLNPLFIGPMNPVNPIQMNSQGSVKPIPINPDDLYVSIHGMPFSATESDVKDFFLGLRVDAIHMLKDHVGRNNGNGLVKFFSPQDTFEALKRNRMLMIQRYVEVSPATERQWVAAGGHITFKQTMGPSGQAHPPPQAHPRSKSPSGQKRSRSRSPHEHGFCVYLKGLPFESENKHVIDFFKKLDIVEDSIYIAYGPNGKAIGEGFVEFRNEADYKAALCHHKQYIGNRFIQVHPITKKAMLEKIDMIRKRLQNFSYDQREILMNAEGEPPGLPKLCAHISNIPYNITKMEILQFLEGLAVEENSVQILVDNNGQGLGQALVQFKAEDDARKAERLHRKKLNGRDVNLRLITVEEMRDIERNPPSQGKKMLKIPLQGSAAVPGAPGPGGDEHAFLGGSAKEANNGPPFNFPGNFSGSGAFGPPLPPPGIGGFPDSRPGIPAVAAGSLPGASIEVPGFAGGPANLSGPAGFAGGPQAFGNGPGNLSGPPAFGAGPPGIAGGLGHLSGPPGFGPGPGNIHISGPPGFGTGSGKPGPTVIKVQNMPFTVSVDEILDFFYGYQVIPGSVCLKYNEKGMPTGEAMVAFESRDEAMAAVVDLNDRPIGSRKVKLVLG, from the coding sequence ATGGCTGTGGTCATCCGCTTGCAAGGTCTCCCGATTGTGGCGGGGACCATGGACATTCGCCACTTCTTCTCTGGATTGACCATTCCTGATGGGGGCGTGCATATTGTAGGGGGTGAACTGGGTGAGGCTTTCATCGTTTTTGCCACTGATGAAGATGCAAGGCTTGGTATGATGCGCACAGGTGGTACAATTAAAGGGTCAAAAGTAACGCTGTTGCTGAGCAGtaaaactgaaatgcagaaCATGATAGAACTCAGTCGTAGGCGTTTCGAAACTGCCAATCTAGATATGCCACCAGCAAATGCTAGCAGGTCGGGACCACCTCCTAGTTCTGGGATCAGTGGAAGGGTTAACTTACCTACTACTGTACCTAACTTTAATAATCCTTCTCCTAGTGTAGTAACTGCTGCTACTACAGTGCATGAAAGCAATAAAAACATATCCACATTTTCTACTGCCAATATGGGCACTGCACCTCCAAATCTTGGGAGTACCTTTGGTAGTCCAACATTTAGCTCGACTATCCCTAGCACAGCATCCCCAATGAACACAGTACCTCCCCCACCAATCCCTCCTATCCCAGCTATGCCGTCTTTGCCACCAATGCCTTCTATTCCCCCGATACCTGTTCCACCTCCTGTACCTACACTGCCTCCTGTTCCTCCAGTTCCTCCGatcccccctgtgccccctgtaCCTCCAATGACACCTCTGCCTCCCATATCAGGAATGCCTCCTATGAATCCGCCACCCGTAGCGCCCTTACCCACTGGAATGAATGGGTCTGGAGCAGCAGTGAATATGAACAGCAGCTTGAATCCATTGTTTATTGGTCCCATGAATCCTGTAAATCCTATCCAGATGAATTCTCAAGGTAGTGTCAAGCCAATTCCAATCAATCCAGATGATTTGTATGTCAGCATTCATGGAATGCCCTTTTCTGCAACAGAATCTGATGTGAAAGACTTTTTCCTTGGGCTCCGTGTGGATGCAATCCATATGCTGAAGGATCATGTAGGTCGAAATAATGGAAATGGACTAGTtaagtttttttctcctcaagatACATTTGAAGCACTGAAGCGAAACAGAATGCTGATGATTCAGCGCTATGTTGAAGTTAGTCCTGCAACAGAGAGACAGTGGGTGGCTGCTGGAGGCCACATAACTTTCAAGCAAACCATGGGTCCCTCTGGGCAGGCACATCCTCCTCCCCAGGCTCATCCCAGGTCCAAATCTCCCAGTGGACAGAAAAGGTCGCGGTCGAGATCTCCCCATGAGCACggtttctgtgtttatttgaaAGGTCTTCCCTTTGAATCAGAGAACAAACATgtgatagatttttttaaaaagctggaCATAGTTGAAGACAGCATTTATATAGCTTATGGACCAAATGGGAAGGCAATCGGGGAGGGGTTTGTTGAGTTCAGGAATGAAGCTGATTATAAAGCAGCTTTGTGTCATCATAAGCAGTACATAGGGAATCGCTTTATTCAGGTTCATCCAATCACTAAAAAGGCAATGTTAGAAAAGATAGATATGATTCGTAAAAGATTGCAGAACTTCAGCTATGACCAGAGAGAAATCCTGATGAACGCTGAGGGAGAACCACCAGGCTTGCCAAAATTGTGTGCACATATATCTAATATTCCATACAATATAACAAAAATGGAGATCCTTCAGTTTCTAGAGGGACTGGCAGTAGAAGAAAACTCTGTACAAATTCTTGTTGATAATAATGGGCAAGGTTTAGGACAAGCACTGGTTCAGTTTAAAGCTGAAGATGATGCTCGTAAGGCAGAGCGTTTGCACCGTAAAAAACTGAATGGAAGAGATGTTAATTTGCGTTTGATAACTGTAGAAGAAATGAGAGATATTGAGAGAAACCCACCATCTCAAGGGAAAAAGATGCTGAAAATCCCGCTCCAAGGAAGTGCGGCGGTGCCGGGAGCGCCGGGCCCTGGTGGGGATGAGCATGCCTTCCTGGGGGGAAGCGCTAAGGAAGCGAACAATGGGCCTCCCTTCAACTTCCCGGGTAACTTCAGTGGGTCTGGCGCATTTGGTCCCCCTCTGCCACCGCCCGGAATAGGCGGATTTCCTGATTCCAGGCCAGGAATCCCTGCAGTTGCAGCTGGCAGTCTGCCTGGTGCGAGTATCGAGGTGCCAGGGTTTGCAGGGGGTCCCGCCAACCTGAGCGGGCCGGCAGGGTTCGCAGGGGGGCCTCAGGCGTTCGGGAACGGTCCTGGCAATTTAAGTGGGCCCCCTGCCTTCGGTGCTGGTCCTCCAGGAATTGCTGGCGGTCTTGGGCATTTAAGCGGACCTCCGGGGTTTGGACCCGGACCAGGAAACATACATATTAGTGGACCCCCAGGTTTTGGAACAGGGTCTGGAAAGCCCGGGCCAACTGTCATCAAAGTGCAAAATATGCCCTTTACTGTTTCGGTTGATGAAATTTTGGATTTCTTCTATGGTTACCAAGTGATCCCTGGTTCAGTGTGcttaaaatacaatgaaaaggGCATGCCCACTGGAGAAGCAATGGTGGCATTCGAGTCTCGTGATGAAGCAATGGCAGCTGTTGTTGATTTAAATGACAGACCTATAGGCTCCAGAAAAGTAAAACTTGTTTTAGGGTAG